In one window of Thalassophryne amazonica chromosome 9, fThaAma1.1, whole genome shotgun sequence DNA:
- the LOC117516485 gene encoding olfactory receptor 52N5-like codes for MENYTYNSLMLQMERLNISEDYVHAVFVVVFFTYMFIMVANAGITLLIFINKNLHQPMFLLYCNLSLNDILGNCVMIPRLLSDMLMSTSERIINYNECVVQAFFLHLSATAAHTVLMIMAFDRYVAICNPLHYTTIMTSKMVWKLSLSAWGVGFVLVGILIGLSVRLNRCRTLITNLVCDNAGLFKLSCDSVFINNVYGLTFTVVLLTSSISSIVLTYTKITVVCLTSKNKSLNKKALKTCSTHLTVYLIMFICGMMIIVLHRFPQFSYYRKVCSILFRMIPSSLQPVIYGIQSEEIRKSVLKLF; via the coding sequence ATGGAAAACTACACCTACAACAGTTTGATGCTACAGATGGAGAGACTAAATATCTCTGAGGATTACGTTCATGCCGTCTTTGTCGTCGTCTTTTTCACCTACATGTTTATTATGGTGGCAAACGCAGGCATCACACTTCTGATTTTTATCAATAAGAACCTTCACCAGCCCATGTTTCTGCTTTACTGTAACCTGTCACTAAACGACATCCTGGGAAACTGTGTCATGATACCACGTTTACTCTCAGACATGTTGATGTCCACATCTGAACGCATCATTAATTATAACGAGTGTGTCGTCCAAGCATTCTTTTTACACTTAAGCGCAACTGCTGCTCACACTGTGCTCATGATTATGGCTTTTGACAGATACGTGGCCATCTGTAATCCTCTTCACTACACCACCATCATGACCAGTAAGATGGTGTGGAAGCTGTCGCTCTCTGCCTGGGGAGTGGGTTTTGTTCTGGTCGGGATTCTGATCGGTCTGTCCGTCCGACTCAACAGATGCAGGACTCTGATCACAAATCTTGTCTGTGACAACGCCGGACTGTTCAAACTATCCTGTGACAGCGTCTTCATCAATAATGTCTACGGTCTCACCTTCACTGTGGTCTTACTTACATCTTCTATCAGCAGCATCGTTCTCACGTACACTAAGATTACAGTCGTCTGTctgaccagtaagaacaaatctcTGAACAAGAAGGCCTTAAAGACCTGCAGCACTCATCTCACCGTCTATCTGATCATGTTTATTTGTGGAATGATGATCATTGTCCTGCATCGCTTCCCACAGTTCTCTTATTACAGGAAAGTCTGTTCCATTTTGTTCCGTATGATCCCAAGTAGCCTCCAGCCCGTCATTTATGGAATTCAGTCAGAAGAAATCCGCAAATCTGTGTTGAAATTATTctga